One region of Passer domesticus isolate bPasDom1 chromosome 19, bPasDom1.hap1, whole genome shotgun sequence genomic DNA includes:
- the TAX1BP3 gene encoding tax1-binding protein 3, which translates to MAFVPGQPVTAVVQRIEIHKLRQGDNLILGFSIGGGIDQDPAQNPFSEDKTDKGIYVTRVTAGGPAEVAGLQIGDKIMQVNGWDMTMVTHDQARKRLTKRNEEVVRLLVTRQSLQKAVQQSMMS; encoded by the exons ATGGCGTTCGTGCCGGGACAGCCGGTCACCGCCGTGGTG cAAAGAATTGAAATACATAAGCTTCGTCAAGGTGACAATTTGATTCTGGGATTCAGCATTGGGGGTGGCATTGATCAGGACCCTGCTCAGAATCCTTTCTCTGAAGACAAGACTGACAAG ggtaTCTATGTAACAAGGGTGACAGCAGGAGGCCCAGCAGAAGTTGCAGGACTCCAGATTGGAGATAAGATCATGCAG gtgaATGGCTGGGATATGACAATGGTGACCCATGACCAGGCCAGGAAGAGGCTGACCAAAAGGAATGAGGAGGTGGTGCGGCTGCTGGTGACCAGGCAGTCCCTGCAGAAGGCTGTGCAGCAATCCATGATGTCCTAA
- the EMC6 gene encoding ER membrane protein complex subunit 6, whose amino-acid sequence MAAVVAKREGPQFISEAAVRGNAAILDYCRTSVSALSGATAGILGLTGLHGFIFYLLASVLLSVLLVLKAGRRWNKYFKSRRPLFTGGLVGGLFTYVLFWTFLYGMVHVY is encoded by the coding sequence ATGGCCGCCGTGGTGGCCAAGCGCGAGGGGCCGCAGTTCATCAGCGAGGCGGCGGTGCGGGGCAACGCGGCCATCCTGGACTATTGCCGCACCTCGGTGTCCGCCCTGTCGGGCGCCACCGCCGGCATCCTCGGCCTCACCGGCCTGCACGGCTTCATCTTCTACCTGCTGGCCTCCGTGCTGCTCTCcgtgctgctggtgctgaaggCCGGGCGGCGGTGGAACAAGTACTTCAAGTCGCGGAGGCCGCTGTTCACCGGCGGGCTCGTGGGAGGGCTCTTCACCTACGTGCTGTTCTGGACTTTCCTCTACGGAATGGTTCACGTGTACTGA